Genomic DNA from Flavobacterium sp. N502540:
GATCTGACTAAAATTCCGCCACATTTATTAGAAACCGAAGATCCAATTTTTGAGTTCAATAAAGCAATAATTGATGCAACGCACGATTTAGCGGTAGGGTACAAGCCCAACACTGCTTTTTTTGAGGCTTACGGATTAAAAGGATGGCTTTCACTTCAGAAAACCATAAACTACATCAACGAGAATTTTCCGGAAATGTTTACCATTGCCGATGCAAAACGTGGTGATATAGGTAATACATCAAGCATGTATGCCAAAGCTTTTTTTGAAGATTTGAATTTCGACAGTGTAACCGTTGCTCCTTATATGGGGAAAGATTCTGTAGAACCTTTCTTGGCTTTTGAAAACAAACATACGATTATGCTGGCTTTGACTTCAAACGAAGGAGCATTTGATTTTCAAACTTTGACGACAAACGGAAAAGAATTATACAAACAAGTTTTAGAAACGTCTAAAACCTGGAAAAACAGCCACAATCTTATGTATGTGGTAGGCGCTACAAAAGCAGAATACTTTACCGAAATTAGAAAAATTGTTCCGGACAGTTTCTTATTGGTACCGGGAATTGGAGCTCAGGGCGGAAGCTTATCTGAAGTTTGCAAATACGGAATGAACGATCAGGTTGGTTTATTGGTCAATTCAGCGAGAGCAATTATCTACGCCTCAAAAGGAACTGACTTTGCTGAAAAAGCGAGAGAAGAAGCTGTGAAAGTTCAAAAAGAAATGGAAGAGATTATTCGTTTAAAGTTTCAGGTTTAAATAACTTTATAAATAGATTAACCGCAAAGTTCGCAAAGGTTTTTCGCAAGGTTCGCAAAAAAAAGCTTTGCGTTCACAGCGTAATCCTTTGCGAACTTTGCGGTTAAAGAACTTGAAACTTGAAACTTGAAACCTGAAACCTGAAACCTGAAACCTGAAACCTGAAACCTGAAACAAAATAAGCATGAAAGAGTTAACAGATCAAATAGGAAATGTACATACTTTCGAAACAGCTCCAAAACGAATTATTTCGTTAGTTCCTTCACAAACCGAATTGCTATACGATCTAGGTTTAGAAGAAAAAATAGTGGGGATAACAAAGTTCTGCGTGCATCCGTATCATTTTAAGTCGACTAAAAAAATGGTTGGAGGAACGAAGAAGATTCATTTTGAAAAAATAAAACTGCTCCAACCCGATATTATCATTTGCAACAAAGAAGAAAATACGCCCGAAATTGTAACCCAGTTAAGTACTATTTGCCCGGTTTGGGTGACCAATATTGTTTCAATTGAGGATAATTTCCAAATGATTTCTGATTTTGGACAGCTTTTCAATTGCAGAACCGAAGCTCAGAAATGGAACAATAAACTGCTCTTTGCTTTAGACGATTTTAAAAAATACGTTCAGGACATTCCTGAGAAAAAAACGGCTTACTTTATTTGGAAGAACCCTTATATGGTAGCAGGAAATGATACCTATATTAATGAGTTATTAAAACTGAATCATTTTCAGAATATCTATGGGGATAAAGGTCGCTATCCGGAAATTGAACTCAGAAAAATGCGTCTGGAAGGCGATCCTGATTTGGTTTTTCTTTCTTCAGAACCTTATCCGTTTAAAGAAGAAGATGCTTTTGAAATAGGACGTTTTACCCATCATGCCAAAACTATTTTTGTCGATGGCGAAATGTTCTCCTGGCACGGAAGCCGACTGTTAAAGGCTTTTCCATACTTCAAATTACTGCACGAAAGACTTAGAAATTAGTTTCAGGTTTCAGGTTTCAAGTTTCAGTTTTTTTTTGTTTCAAGTTGTTGGAGCGTATATTTTGGCGCAAAAACTTTAGCAAATTTGCGGTTAAACTATGTTCAAAGTGTAGCAACCTGAAACCTGAAACAAAAAAGGTAACAAATTAGCAAAAAAAAATGCCGGCATCTCGAAGACGCCGGCATCATTTAACTAACCAAAACCAAAATAATAAATAACCAGTTTATTACACTACAAAGATCCAACTTATATGGATGTTTTGCTGTTAAGGTTTTGTTATTACTTTGTTGGACATAAGTTAAGATTCTTTAATGTGCTGTTTTGAGCTTTCTGTAGTGTTAAATAATTTTTGGCTATTAAAATATAAAAACAATCAATTTTGTTTATTAATATCGCAAAGATAAGTTTGTATATTTGATAAAGTGTTAGATATCAATGAGGTGTGATTTCTTAAAAAAATTAGCATTTGATATAAAACAGTTAATTCTAATCAAAAAAAACAGAAAACAATGAGTGATTCAAACGAAAGTAAATGTCCTTTCCACAATGGACAAATGAAAGAAACTGCTGGTACAGGAACCTCTAATAAAGATTGGTGGCCAAATCGTTTAAACTTAAATATATTGCGTCAGCATTCTAGTTTGTCGGATCCGATGGAAAAAGATTTTAACTATGCGGAAGCATTTAAAACGTTAGATCTGAATGCGGTTAAAAAAGATCTTTTTGACCT
This window encodes:
- the pyrF gene encoding orotidine-5'-phosphate decarboxylase, with translation MTTQQLHEQILLKKSFLCVGLDPDLTKIPPHLLETEDPIFEFNKAIIDATHDLAVGYKPNTAFFEAYGLKGWLSLQKTINYINENFPEMFTIADAKRGDIGNTSSMYAKAFFEDLNFDSVTVAPYMGKDSVEPFLAFENKHTIMLALTSNEGAFDFQTLTTNGKELYKQVLETSKTWKNSHNLMYVVGATKAEYFTEIRKIVPDSFLLVPGIGAQGGSLSEVCKYGMNDQVGLLVNSARAIIYASKGTDFAEKAREEAVKVQKEMEEIIRLKFQV
- a CDS encoding ABC transporter substrate-binding protein; this encodes MKELTDQIGNVHTFETAPKRIISLVPSQTELLYDLGLEEKIVGITKFCVHPYHFKSTKKMVGGTKKIHFEKIKLLQPDIIICNKEENTPEIVTQLSTICPVWVTNIVSIEDNFQMISDFGQLFNCRTEAQKWNNKLLFALDDFKKYVQDIPEKKTAYFIWKNPYMVAGNDTYINELLKLNHFQNIYGDKGRYPEIELRKMRLEGDPDLVFLSSEPYPFKEEDAFEIGRFTHHAKTIFVDGEMFSWHGSRLLKAFPYFKLLHERLRN